One stretch of Pirellulales bacterium DNA includes these proteins:
- a CDS encoding DinB family protein, protein MTTAARMGQLLHKSYFGPAWHGPAVAELLADVSAAQAVAQPAVGTHSIWTLVLHMMAWKDEVRRRLTGPGRKLSPEENWPPIADTSEAAWRQTLERLTASQQALEDAIANLTDEQWAGGAAEDHIDREELLHVIIHHDLYHAGQIAILKTQSKKRGIAAPTFL, encoded by the coding sequence ATGACAACTGCCGCGCGGATGGGGCAATTGCTGCACAAATCGTACTTTGGACCAGCCTGGCATGGGCCGGCGGTGGCAGAATTGCTGGCCGACGTTTCGGCGGCACAGGCCGTGGCCCAGCCAGCCGTTGGCACGCACAGCATCTGGACGCTGGTGCTGCACATGATGGCCTGGAAGGATGAAGTGCGGCGCCGCCTGACGGGCCCGGGACGGAAGCTCTCGCCCGAGGAGAATTGGCCGCCGATCGCCGATACGAGCGAGGCCGCCTGGCGGCAAACCCTCGAGCGCCTCACCGCCAGCCAGCAGGCGCTCGAAGACGCGATCGCCAATTTAACCGATGAACAATGGGCCGGCGGAGCTGCAGAGGATCACATCGATCGGGAAGAGCTGCTGCACGTGATTATCCACCACGACCTGTACCACGCCGGGCAAATCGCGATTTTGAAAACGCAGAGCAAAAAGCGCGGAATCGCGGCACCAACATTCCTGTGA